The following coding sequences are from one Sander lucioperca isolate FBNREF2018 chromosome 2, SLUC_FBN_1.2, whole genome shotgun sequence window:
- the LOC116054376 gene encoding creatine kinase U-type, mitochondrial-like isoform X2, with translation MANSFTRIMSGRNTAVILASIGAGTLASGYVLSDNTAAVAAAERTRLYPPSADFPDLRKHNNCMAAALTPTIYGRLRDKTTPNNWTLDQCIQTGVDNPGHPFIKTVGMVAGDEESYEVFAELFDPVIKDRHNGYDPRTMKHPTDLDASKITSGMFDERYVLSTRVRTGRSIRGLSLPPACSRSERREVERVVVTALAGLKGDLSGRYYSLGEMSDREQKLLIDEHFLFDKPVSPLLTAAGMARDWPDARGIWHNNEKNFLIWINEEDHTRIISMEKGGNMKRVFERFCRGLKQVEHLIQERGWEFMWNERLGYILTCPSNLGTGLRAGVHIRLPILSRDPRFKKILDNLRLQKRGTGGVDTAATGDTVDISNLDRLGKSEVELVQLVTDGVNYLIECEKRLERGQDIKIPSPISPFRK, from the exons ATGGCAAACTCTTTCACCCGTATAATGTCTGGCCGTAACACGGCTGTGATTTTGGCCAGCATCGGTGCTGGCACACTGGCATCTGGATACGTCCTCAGTGACAacactgctgctgttgctgctgctgagagGACAAGGCTCTATCCACCCAG CGCTGATTTCCCTGACCTGAGGAAGCACAACAACTGCATGGCAGCAGCCCTGACCCCAACCATTTATGGACGCCTAAGAGACAAGACAACCCCCAACAACTGGACCCTGGACCAGTGCATCCAGACCGGGGTGGACAACCCTGGACACCCCTTCATCAAGACTGTGGGCATGGTAGCTGGAGATGAGGAGAGCTACGAG GTGTTTGCTGAGCTCTTTGACCCTGTTATCAAGGATAGACACAATGGATACGACCCTCGCACAATGAAGCATCCCACTGACCTGGATGCTTCCAAG atcACCTCAGGAATGTTTGATGAGCGCTATGTGCTATCAACTCGTGTCCGTACCGGTCGTAGCATCCGTGGGCTGAGTCTTCCCCCTGCATGCTCGCGCTCTGAGCGCCGTGAGGTGGAGCGTGTGGTTGTGACAGCTCTGGCTGGCCTGAAGGGAGACCTGAGTGGTCGCTACTACAGCCTGGGAGAGATGTCTGACAGAGAGCAGAAACTGCTTATTGAT GAGCACTTCCTGTTTGATAAACCTGTGTCACCTCTGCTCACGGCAGCTGGGATGGCCAGAGATTGGCCTGATGCTCGTGGTATCTG GCACAACAACGAGAAGAACTTCTTAATCTGGATCAATGAGGAGGACCACACAAGGATCATATCCATGGAGAAAGGAGGAAACATGAAGAGAGTGTTTGAAAGGTTCTGCAGAGGTCTTAAACAG GTGGAGCATCTAATTCAGGAGAGAGGCTGGGAGTTCATGTGGAATGAGCGTCTGGGCTACATCCTCACTTGCCCCTCTAACCTCGGCACTGGGCTCAGGGCTGGTGTGCATATCCGCCTGCCCATCCTCAGCAGG GACCCTCGCTTTAAAAAGATCCTGGATAACCTGAGGCTACAGAAGAGAGGCACAGGAGGCGTCGACACGGCCGCTACTGGAGACACCGTGGACATTTCTAACCTCGACCGTCTGGGCAAGTCAGAG GTCGAGCTGGTACAATTAGTGACTGACGGCGTAAATTACCTGATTGAATGTGAGAAGAGACTGGAGAGGGGGCAGGACATCAAGATCCCCTCCCCCATCTCTCCATTCAGGAAGTGA
- the LOC116054376 gene encoding creatine kinase U-type, mitochondrial-like isoform X1: MANSFTRIMSGRNTAVILASIGAGTLASGYVLSDNTAAVAAAERTRLYPPSADFPDLRKHNNCMAAALTPTIYGRLRDKTTPNNWTLDQCIQTGVDNPGHPFIKTVGMVAGDEESYEVFAELFDPVIKDRHNGYDPRTMKHPTDLDASKVTPTDLFTNLFTASITSCIHSVTLYCFFYQITSGMFDERYVLSTRVRTGRSIRGLSLPPACSRSERREVERVVVTALAGLKGDLSGRYYSLGEMSDREQKLLIDEHFLFDKPVSPLLTAAGMARDWPDARGIWHNNEKNFLIWINEEDHTRIISMEKGGNMKRVFERFCRGLKQVEHLIQERGWEFMWNERLGYILTCPSNLGTGLRAGVHIRLPILSRDPRFKKILDNLRLQKRGTGGVDTAATGDTVDISNLDRLGKSEVELVQLVTDGVNYLIECEKRLERGQDIKIPSPISPFRK; this comes from the exons ATGGCAAACTCTTTCACCCGTATAATGTCTGGCCGTAACACGGCTGTGATTTTGGCCAGCATCGGTGCTGGCACACTGGCATCTGGATACGTCCTCAGTGACAacactgctgctgttgctgctgctgagagGACAAGGCTCTATCCACCCAG CGCTGATTTCCCTGACCTGAGGAAGCACAACAACTGCATGGCAGCAGCCCTGACCCCAACCATTTATGGACGCCTAAGAGACAAGACAACCCCCAACAACTGGACCCTGGACCAGTGCATCCAGACCGGGGTGGACAACCCTGGACACCCCTTCATCAAGACTGTGGGCATGGTAGCTGGAGATGAGGAGAGCTACGAG GTGTTTGCTGAGCTCTTTGACCCTGTTATCAAGGATAGACACAATGGATACGACCCTCGCACAATGAAGCATCCCACTGACCTGGATGCTTCCAAGGTAACACCCACAGACCTCTTCACTAATTTGTTCACTGCATCCATTACTTCCTGCATCCACTCAGTGACcttatactgttttttttatcagatcACCTCAGGAATGTTTGATGAGCGCTATGTGCTATCAACTCGTGTCCGTACCGGTCGTAGCATCCGTGGGCTGAGTCTTCCCCCTGCATGCTCGCGCTCTGAGCGCCGTGAGGTGGAGCGTGTGGTTGTGACAGCTCTGGCTGGCCTGAAGGGAGACCTGAGTGGTCGCTACTACAGCCTGGGAGAGATGTCTGACAGAGAGCAGAAACTGCTTATTGAT GAGCACTTCCTGTTTGATAAACCTGTGTCACCTCTGCTCACGGCAGCTGGGATGGCCAGAGATTGGCCTGATGCTCGTGGTATCTG GCACAACAACGAGAAGAACTTCTTAATCTGGATCAATGAGGAGGACCACACAAGGATCATATCCATGGAGAAAGGAGGAAACATGAAGAGAGTGTTTGAAAGGTTCTGCAGAGGTCTTAAACAG GTGGAGCATCTAATTCAGGAGAGAGGCTGGGAGTTCATGTGGAATGAGCGTCTGGGCTACATCCTCACTTGCCCCTCTAACCTCGGCACTGGGCTCAGGGCTGGTGTGCATATCCGCCTGCCCATCCTCAGCAGG GACCCTCGCTTTAAAAAGATCCTGGATAACCTGAGGCTACAGAAGAGAGGCACAGGAGGCGTCGACACGGCCGCTACTGGAGACACCGTGGACATTTCTAACCTCGACCGTCTGGGCAAGTCAGAG GTCGAGCTGGTACAATTAGTGACTGACGGCGTAAATTACCTGATTGAATGTGAGAAGAGACTGGAGAGGGGGCAGGACATCAAGATCCCCTCCCCCATCTCTCCATTCAGGAAGTGA